In Modestobacter versicolor, a single genomic region encodes these proteins:
- a CDS encoding M20 family metallopeptidase: MDRQTALDAATAQFDSGAFLEVLARRVAYRTESADPRRAGDLREYLTAELVPDVEGLGFTARVVENPVSPGHPFLVAHRSEGAGRRVLTYGHGDVQPAHPEQWRAGLDPWRVVVEGDRWYGRGVADNKGQHTVNLVALEQVIAARGGRLGYDVTLLLDMGEESGSPGLSELCASSSDELAADLLIGSDGPRVAADRPTVFLGSRGSMNLTFRVTAREAAHHSGNWGGVLSNPATVLVNALSSLVDGAGRLLVEGLRPTPVPEPVRAALRRIDVDQGPDSPAVDPGWGEPGLSPSERLYAWNTLELLAMTAGDPDAPVNAIPPSARAHCQLRFVVGTDHARVPELLRAHLDAAGFPSVQVEVEHTMAATRTDPDDPWVAWTLASLERSTGVTPALLPNLGGSLPNEPFALTLGLPTVWVPHSYPGCAQHAPDEHLPTALVRESLQLMAGLWWDLGEPGAPWPTHP, encoded by the coding sequence GTGGACCGCCAGACCGCCCTCGACGCCGCGACCGCCCAGTTCGACTCGGGGGCGTTCCTCGAGGTGCTCGCCCGGCGGGTGGCGTACCGCACCGAGAGCGCCGACCCCCGCCGCGCCGGCGACCTGCGGGAGTACCTGACCGCGGAGCTGGTACCTGACGTCGAGGGGCTGGGCTTCACTGCGCGGGTGGTGGAGAACCCGGTCTCCCCCGGGCACCCGTTCCTCGTCGCGCACCGGTCGGAGGGGGCGGGGCGGCGGGTGCTCACATACGGGCACGGCGACGTCCAGCCCGCCCACCCAGAGCAGTGGCGGGCCGGGTTGGACCCGTGGCGCGTCGTCGTCGAGGGCGACCGCTGGTACGGCCGGGGGGTGGCCGACAACAAGGGCCAGCACACCGTGAACCTGGTCGCGCTCGAGCAGGTGATCGCCGCCCGCGGCGGCCGGCTGGGCTACGACGTCACGCTGCTGCTGGACATGGGCGAGGAGTCCGGCTCGCCGGGACTGTCCGAGCTGTGCGCCTCGTCGTCCGACGAGCTCGCCGCGGACCTGCTGATCGGGTCCGACGGGCCGCGGGTCGCCGCTGACCGGCCGACGGTCTTCCTCGGCTCCCGGGGCTCGATGAACCTGACCTTCCGGGTCACCGCCCGGGAGGCCGCCCACCACTCGGGCAACTGGGGCGGGGTGCTGAGCAACCCGGCGACCGTGCTGGTCAACGCGCTGTCCTCGCTCGTCGACGGCGCCGGGCGGCTGCTCGTCGAGGGGCTGCGGCCGACGCCGGTGCCCGAGCCGGTGCGGGCGGCGCTGCGCCGGATCGACGTCGACCAGGGCCCGGACAGCCCGGCCGTCGACCCGGGGTGGGGCGAGCCGGGCCTGTCGCCCAGCGAGCGGCTGTACGCCTGGAACACCCTGGAGCTGCTGGCGATGACCGCCGGCGACCCGGACGCGCCGGTCAACGCCATCCCGCCGTCCGCGCGGGCGCACTGCCAGCTGCGCTTCGTCGTCGGCACCGACCACGCCCGGGTGCCGGAGCTGCTGCGCGCGCACCTGGACGCCGCCGGGTTCCCGTCGGTGCAGGTCGAGGTCGAGCACACGATGGCCGCCACCCGCACCGACCCGGACGACCCGTGGGTGGCCTGGACCCTGGCGTCGCTCGAGCGGAGCACCGGGGTGACGCCCGCGCTGCTGCCCAACCTCGGCGGCTCGCTGCCCAACGAGCCGTTCGCGCTCACCCTGGGCCTGCCGACCGTGTGGGTGCCGCACTCCTACCCCGGCTGCGCCCAGCACGCCCCCGACGAGCACCTGCCCACCGCGCTGGTGCGGGAGTCGCTGCAGCTCATGGCCGGGCTGTGGTGGGACCTCGGCGAACCCGGCGCCCCTTGGCCCACCCACCCCTGA
- a CDS encoding AAA family ATPase, with amino-acid sequence MSQPTLPADPAALGTALEGTGYLPDEGLATAAYLALVMHRPLFLEGEAGVGKTALARALAEVTGRPLYRLQCYEGLEASHALYDWDFGRQLLHLRAAEAAGTAERTEDLEASLYDRRFLLARPLLQALEDSPSVLLVDEVDRADDEFEAFLLEVLSDFTISIPELGTVRAETPPLVVLTSNRTREVHDALKRRCLYHWLEHPDFEREVAILRRRLPDVTETLARQVARATAQLRTLDLLKPPGVAEAMDWATALHALGARELDPDVAARTLGAVLKYREDTDRVHALARGALFGG; translated from the coding sequence GTGAGCCAGCCCACCCTCCCCGCCGACCCGGCCGCACTCGGCACCGCGCTGGAGGGCACCGGGTACCTGCCCGACGAGGGCCTGGCCACCGCGGCCTACCTCGCGCTGGTCATGCACCGCCCGCTGTTCCTCGAGGGCGAGGCCGGCGTCGGGAAGACCGCGCTGGCCCGGGCGCTCGCCGAGGTCACCGGCCGGCCGCTGTACCGGCTGCAGTGCTACGAGGGCCTCGAGGCCAGCCACGCCCTCTACGACTGGGACTTCGGCCGCCAGCTGCTGCACCTGCGCGCCGCCGAGGCCGCCGGCACCGCCGAGCGCACCGAGGACCTGGAGGCCTCGCTGTACGACCGGCGGTTCCTGCTGGCCCGCCCGCTGCTGCAGGCGCTGGAGGACTCCCCGTCGGTGCTGCTGGTCGACGAGGTCGACCGGGCCGACGACGAGTTCGAGGCCTTCCTGCTCGAGGTGCTCAGCGACTTCACCATCTCCATCCCGGAGCTGGGCACGGTGCGCGCCGAGACGCCGCCGCTCGTCGTCCTCACCTCCAACCGCACCCGCGAGGTGCACGACGCGCTCAAGCGCCGCTGCCTCTACCACTGGCTGGAGCACCCCGACTTCGAGCGCGAGGTGGCCATCCTCCGGCGGCGGCTGCCCGACGTCACCGAGACCCTCGCCCGGCAGGTCGCCCGGGCGACCGCCCAGCTGCGCACCCTGGACCTGCTCAAGCCGCCCGGGGTGGCCGAGGCGATGGACTGGGCGACCGCGCTGCACGCCCTGGGCGCCCGCGAGCTCGACCCGGACGTCGCGGCCCGCACGCTGGGGGCGGTGCTGAAGTACCGCGAGGACACCGACCGGGTGCACGCGCTGGCCCGGGGGGCGCTCTTCGGTGGGTGA
- a CDS encoding aldo/keto reductase, translated as MRTRALGAQGLTVSAEGLGCMGMSSYYGAFDDTENLQTLHRALDLGVTLLDTADVYGPWTNERLLGQVLATRRDEVVLATKFGNELDAEGRRTGAVNGTPEYVRASVDGSLQRLGTDVIDLYYQHRVDPAVPLEETFGALGELVAEGKLRFLGISEASPASIRRAHATHPLSAVQTEWSLFTRDVEDNGVLATVRELGIGFVPYSPLGRGFLSGKIRSVDDFAEDDFRRSSPRFQGENFAKNLEVLDRVVALAEAKGVTPTQLALAWVLAQGEDVVPIPGTRRVANLEENVSALDVELTPADLAAIEEVGPVGITAGERYSPSGMRWLET; from the coding sequence ATGCGGACACGAGCACTCGGCGCGCAGGGCCTCACCGTCTCGGCGGAGGGGCTCGGCTGCATGGGCATGAGCTCCTACTACGGCGCCTTCGACGACACGGAGAACCTGCAGACCCTGCACCGGGCCCTCGACCTGGGCGTGACGCTGCTGGACACCGCCGACGTCTACGGACCCTGGACCAACGAGCGGCTGCTGGGGCAGGTGCTGGCCACCCGCCGCGACGAGGTCGTGCTGGCCACCAAGTTCGGCAACGAGCTGGACGCCGAGGGCCGGCGCACCGGGGCGGTCAACGGGACGCCGGAGTACGTGCGGGCGTCAGTCGACGGGTCGCTGCAGCGCCTGGGCACCGACGTGATCGACCTCTACTACCAGCACCGGGTCGACCCGGCCGTGCCGCTGGAGGAGACGTTCGGGGCGCTGGGCGAGCTGGTCGCCGAGGGCAAGCTCCGGTTCCTGGGCATCAGCGAGGCCTCCCCGGCGAGCATCCGGCGGGCGCACGCCACCCACCCGCTGTCGGCCGTGCAGACCGAGTGGTCGCTGTTCACCCGGGACGTCGAGGACAACGGGGTGCTGGCGACGGTGCGGGAGCTCGGCATCGGCTTCGTGCCCTACTCCCCGCTGGGCCGCGGGTTCCTCTCCGGGAAGATCCGCTCGGTCGACGACTTCGCCGAGGACGACTTCCGGCGCAGCTCGCCGCGCTTCCAGGGCGAGAACTTCGCGAAGAACCTCGAGGTCCTCGACCGGGTCGTCGCGCTGGCCGAGGCGAAGGGCGTGACACCGACCCAGCTGGCGCTCGCGTGGGTGCTCGCCCAGGGCGAGGACGTCGTCCCCATCCCGGGCACCCGGCGGGTGGCCAACCTGGAGGAGAACGTCTCCGCCCTGGACGTCGAGCTGACGCCCGCGGACCTGGCGGCGATCGAGGAGGTCGGACCGGTCGGCATCACCGCCGGCGAGCGCTACTCGCCCTCGGGCATGCGCTGGCTGGAGACCTGA
- a CDS encoding MOSC domain-containing protein produces the protein MSEDLPYRYDVEVVGLLASPEHRYDGRPDDAVAALPVERRDRVEVRAGLGIVGDRYFGRPAHRDASVTVIAAEALDALAAELGSGPLDPLATRRNVVLRGAEVEALRGQPFSLDGVVLAGGRPANPCAWLDLVLAPGAHRGMRGRGGVRCAPRTDGVLRLGPAVLRSAVPLDPARAGDAVTPVRRPR, from the coding sequence GTGAGCGAGGACCTGCCGTACCGGTACGACGTCGAGGTCGTCGGCCTGCTCGCCTCGCCGGAGCACCGCTACGACGGCCGGCCGGACGACGCGGTGGCCGCGCTGCCGGTGGAGCGGCGTGACCGGGTCGAGGTGCGGGCCGGCCTGGGCATCGTCGGCGACCGCTACTTCGGCAGGCCGGCGCACCGGGACGCCTCGGTCACCGTGATCGCCGCCGAGGCGCTGGACGCCCTCGCCGCCGAGCTGGGCAGCGGGCCGCTGGACCCGCTGGCCACCCGGCGCAACGTCGTCCTGCGCGGGGCGGAGGTCGAGGCGCTGCGCGGGCAGCCGTTCAGCCTCGACGGCGTCGTGCTCGCCGGTGGGCGGCCGGCCAACCCGTGCGCCTGGCTGGACCTGGTGCTCGCCCCCGGCGCGCACCGGGGGATGCGCGGTCGGGGCGGCGTGCGCTGCGCGCCCCGCACCGACGGCGTCCTGCGGCTCGGGCCCGCGGTGCTGCGCTCGGCCGTCCCGCTGGACCCGGCGCGGGCCGGGGACGCCGTGACGCCGGTGCGGCGACCCCGCTAG
- a CDS encoding SRPBCC domain-containing protein, giving the protein MEHGSIEREFTVQAAPEVVFDVLSSPEHIARWWGADAVLDPTPGAVGELAWNDRAHVTPLTVVEADPPRTFSFRWAYDDESPSPTNSFLVTFTLRPTEGGTVVRLVETGFRERGWADAVAQAHHDDHVQGWDQHLATLRGYVTRLATAR; this is encoded by the coding sequence ATGGAGCACGGCAGCATCGAGCGCGAGTTCACCGTCCAGGCCGCACCCGAGGTGGTGTTCGACGTGCTCAGCAGCCCTGAGCACATCGCCCGGTGGTGGGGCGCGGACGCGGTCCTCGACCCGACGCCCGGGGCGGTGGGCGAGCTCGCCTGGAACGACCGGGCGCACGTCACCCCGCTCACCGTCGTCGAGGCCGACCCGCCGCGGACCTTCTCCTTCCGCTGGGCCTACGACGACGAGAGCCCGAGCCCCACCAACTCCTTCTTGGTCACCTTCACGCTCCGGCCGACCGAGGGCGGGACCGTCGTCCGGCTGGTCGAGACGGGCTTCCGCGAGCGCGGCTGGGCCGACGCCGTGGCGCAGGCCCACCACGACGACCACGTCCAGGGCTGGGACCAGCACCTCGCCACCCTGCGCGGCTACGTGACCCGGCTGGCCACCGCCCGATGA
- a CDS encoding vWA domain-containing protein, with the protein MVQEPGEVAELLRDRQARRAGRDELSRAHSEFQQVSPQPGELDEEALADLAGRDPDAAARLLSALGRAFDPGLRRAARALAARLPVTVPRTGVPDRAGSRRVVTRRDPTGADVDLDATLAARGAEPHWRAEHLHTRGWRATGRACVLVVDASGSVAGDELAAAVLTASALAQRMRPDDELAVVAFWSTAVVLQPLSAGTRPDVVVDRLFDLRGGGTTDLDLALRTAGQQLARARTAARDVLLLSDGMPTDSADPRPAAAALARSGARLHVLGLSAEPESVENCTALAAAGGGRAAALHRPSQAPAAVRALLD; encoded by the coding sequence GTGGTGCAGGAGCCGGGCGAGGTCGCCGAGCTGCTCCGCGACCGGCAGGCCCGGCGCGCCGGGCGCGACGAGCTGAGCCGCGCGCACTCGGAGTTCCAGCAGGTCAGCCCGCAGCCGGGTGAGCTGGACGAGGAGGCGCTGGCCGACCTGGCCGGCCGCGACCCGGACGCCGCGGCCCGGCTGCTCTCCGCGCTCGGGCGTGCGTTCGACCCCGGGCTTCGTCGCGCGGCCCGGGCGCTGGCCGCGCGGCTGCCGGTGACCGTGCCGCGCACCGGCGTGCCCGACCGGGCGGGGAGCCGCCGGGTGGTCACCCGGCGCGACCCCACCGGCGCCGACGTCGACCTGGACGCCACCCTGGCCGCCCGCGGCGCCGAGCCGCACTGGCGGGCAGAGCACCTGCACACCCGGGGCTGGCGGGCGACCGGCCGGGCCTGCGTGCTGGTGGTGGACGCCTCCGGGTCCGTGGCCGGCGACGAGCTGGCCGCCGCGGTGCTCACCGCGTCCGCGCTGGCCCAGCGGATGCGGCCGGACGACGAGCTCGCCGTGGTCGCGTTCTGGTCGACGGCGGTGGTGCTGCAGCCGCTGAGCGCGGGCACCCGGCCGGACGTCGTCGTCGACCGGCTGTTCGACCTGCGCGGCGGCGGCACGACCGACCTGGACCTGGCGCTCCGCACCGCGGGGCAGCAGCTGGCCCGCGCCCGGACCGCGGCCCGCGACGTGCTGCTGCTGTCGGACGGGATGCCCACCGACAGCGCCGACCCCCGGCCGGCGGCCGCGGCGCTGGCCCGCAGCGGCGCCCGGCTGCACGTGCTCGGGCTGTCCGCTGAGCCGGAGTCGGTCGAGAACTGCACCGCGCTGGCCGCGGCCGGCGGTGGCCGCGCGGCGGCGCTGCACCGGCCGTCCCAGGCCCCGGCCGCCGTCCGCGCCCTGCTCGACTAG
- a CDS encoding XdhC family protein: MRDVLDDLVGWWQAGETVGVGTVVGTWRSAPRPPGASMLVGPDGTAVGSVSGGCVEGAVYEEATDVVASGEPTLQRYGVSDDDAFAVGLTCGGILDVYVESISRESFPELGEVAASVGAHEPVAVVTCVKGPADRLGRRMVLWPDRASGSFGEQHLDDAVADDARGMLAAGRTATLTYGHDGERRGDDITLFVSSFAPPARMVVFGAIDFAAAVARVGSFLGYRVTVCDARPVFATARRFPDADEVVVEWPHRYLQAEADAGRVDERTVLCVLTHDPKFDVPLLEVALRLPVAYVGAMGSRRTHDERLDRLREAGLKDDELERLSSPIGLDLGARTPEETAVSIAAEIIAGRWGGTGERLAEVEGPIHRTADR; this comes from the coding sequence ATGAGAGATGTGCTGGACGACCTGGTCGGGTGGTGGCAGGCGGGGGAGACCGTCGGCGTGGGCACGGTGGTGGGCACCTGGCGCTCGGCGCCCCGCCCACCCGGCGCGTCCATGCTGGTGGGCCCGGACGGGACGGCGGTGGGCAGCGTCTCCGGCGGCTGCGTCGAGGGGGCGGTGTACGAGGAGGCCACGGACGTCGTGGCCAGCGGTGAGCCCACCCTGCAGCGCTACGGCGTGAGCGACGACGACGCCTTCGCCGTGGGCCTGACCTGCGGCGGGATCCTCGACGTCTACGTGGAGTCGATCTCCCGGGAGTCCTTCCCCGAGCTCGGCGAGGTGGCCGCGTCGGTCGGCGCGCACGAGCCGGTCGCCGTCGTCACCTGCGTGAAGGGCCCGGCCGACCGGCTGGGCCGGCGGATGGTGCTGTGGCCGGACCGCGCCTCGGGCTCCTTCGGCGAGCAGCACCTGGACGACGCGGTCGCCGACGACGCCCGCGGCATGCTGGCCGCCGGCCGCACGGCCACCCTCACCTACGGCCACGACGGCGAGCGCCGCGGCGACGACATCACGCTGTTCGTCTCCTCGTTCGCCCCGCCGGCCCGGATGGTCGTCTTCGGCGCGATCGACTTCGCCGCCGCGGTGGCCCGGGTCGGGTCGTTCCTCGGCTACCGGGTCACCGTCTGCGACGCCCGCCCGGTGTTCGCCACCGCCCGCCGCTTCCCCGACGCCGACGAGGTGGTCGTGGAGTGGCCGCACCGCTACCTGCAGGCCGAGGCCGACGCCGGGCGGGTCGACGAGCGCACGGTGCTCTGCGTGCTCACCCACGACCCGAAGTTCGACGTCCCGCTGCTGGAGGTGGCGCTGCGGCTGCCGGTGGCCTACGTCGGGGCGATGGGCTCGCGGCGCACCCACGACGAGCGGCTGGACCGGCTGCGCGAGGCCGGGCTCAAGGACGACGAGCTGGAGCGGCTGTCCTCGCCGATCGGGCTGGACCTGGGTGCCCGGACGCCGGAGGAGACCGCGGTGTCGATCGCCGCGGAGATCATCGCCGGCCGCTGGGGCGGCACCGGCGAGCGGCTGGCCGAGGTGGAGGGACCGATCCACCGCACCGCCGACCGCTGA
- a CDS encoding ArsR/SmtB family transcription factor, which produces MSVAVDDDLWSAIGDPTRRRLLDLLLADGDGTATTLSEQLPVTRQAVAKHLGVLDRVGLVHGTPAGRERRYRVDDAQLARAVAQLSAVGATWDARIRRITELAEAVQRRQER; this is translated from the coding sequence ATGAGCGTCGCCGTCGACGACGACCTCTGGTCGGCGATCGGGGACCCGACCCGGCGGCGGCTGCTCGACCTGCTCCTCGCCGACGGCGACGGCACGGCGACCACGCTCAGCGAGCAGCTGCCGGTGACCCGCCAGGCGGTCGCCAAGCACCTCGGGGTGCTCGACCGGGTCGGGCTGGTGCACGGGACGCCGGCCGGGCGGGAGCGCCGGTACCGGGTGGACGACGCGCAGCTGGCCCGGGCCGTCGCGCAGCTCTCCGCCGTCGGGGCCACCTGGGACGCGCGGATCCGCCGGATCACCGAGCTCGCCGAGGCCGTCCAACGACGTCAGGAGCGGTGA
- a CDS encoding vWA domain-containing protein — MGDNGAAPGTRDVVTTVLGFARTLRHAGVAASPDRVEAMLDAVGHLDVLDPSAVYWAGRLTLCGSPDDLDRYDAAFAAYFGGEAPRPRRASGAEQPRVAQTASLGTGEGSEEGGEPSDLATRASGEEVLRHRDVAELTLPEREQLRRLFALLVPAAPMRASRRRSPSAHGSIHRARTVRRALRDGGEITRLAHHRARPRPRKVVLLVDVSGSMSPYADALLRFAHAAVRARPASTEVFTIGTRLTRVTRELRLRDPDRALAASGSAIPDWSGGTRIGEVLKAFLDRWGQRGTARGAVVVVCSDGWERGGADLLAEQMARLQRLAHAVVWVNPHKGRDGYEPLTAGMVAALPSVDHFVAGHSLAAFEELAGVMTRA; from the coding sequence GTGGGTGACAACGGGGCAGCGCCGGGCACCCGGGACGTCGTCACGACGGTCCTCGGGTTCGCCCGCACGCTGCGGCACGCCGGCGTCGCCGCCTCCCCCGACCGGGTCGAGGCGATGCTGGACGCCGTCGGGCACCTCGACGTCCTCGACCCCAGCGCCGTCTACTGGGCCGGCCGGCTGACCCTGTGCGGCAGCCCGGACGACCTGGACCGGTACGACGCCGCCTTCGCCGCGTACTTCGGCGGCGAGGCGCCCCGGCCCCGCCGGGCGAGCGGGGCCGAGCAGCCGCGGGTCGCGCAGACCGCGTCGCTGGGCACCGGCGAGGGCAGCGAGGAGGGCGGCGAGCCCAGCGACCTGGCCACCCGGGCCAGCGGCGAGGAGGTGCTGCGGCACCGGGACGTCGCCGAGCTGACCCTCCCCGAGCGCGAGCAGCTGCGCCGGCTGTTCGCCCTGCTCGTCCCGGCCGCCCCGATGCGCGCCTCCCGCCGGCGCAGCCCGTCGGCGCACGGCTCGATCCACCGGGCCCGCACCGTGCGGCGGGCGCTGCGCGACGGCGGCGAGATCACCCGGCTGGCCCACCACCGGGCCCGCCCCCGGCCGCGCAAGGTCGTGCTGCTGGTCGACGTCTCCGGCTCGATGAGCCCCTACGCCGACGCGCTGCTCCGGTTCGCGCACGCCGCCGTCCGCGCCCGGCCGGCCAGCACCGAGGTCTTCACCATCGGCACCCGGCTGACCCGGGTCACCCGGGAGCTGCGGCTGCGCGACCCCGACCGGGCGCTGGCCGCCAGCGGCTCGGCGATCCCCGACTGGTCCGGCGGCACCCGGATCGGCGAGGTGCTCAAGGCGTTCCTGGACCGCTGGGGGCAGCGCGGCACCGCCCGCGGCGCGGTCGTCGTCGTCTGCAGCGACGGCTGGGAACGCGGCGGCGCGGACCTGCTGGCCGAGCAGATGGCCCGGCTGCAGCGGCTCGCGCACGCCGTCGTCTGGGTCAACCCGCACAAGGGCCGGGACGGCTACGAGCCGCTCACCGCGGGCATGGTCGCGGCGCTGCCCAGCGTCGACCACTTCGTCGCCGGGCACAGCCTGGCCGCGTTCGAGGAACTGGCAGGAGTGATGACGCGTGCATGA
- a CDS encoding M18 family aminopeptidase: MPDLSLGDDLRAFVDASPSPFHAVAELARRLRAAGFTELAEADAWSLTPGGQHFVVRHGSLIAFRVGSAPLAEAGLRLVGAHTDSPTFKVRPHSDVRQAGYRLIGVEPYGGGLWHTWLDRELTVAGRVALRGGTTELVQLPGAPLRLPSLAIHLDRSVRDGLTLDPQRELVPVWSRDLDSEPGFTAALAEAAGVGPDDVVGHDLVLADTQPAARAGADGSWVAASRLDDQACCHSGLTALIAATAGPRTQVLVCNDHEEVGSGSMSGARGSFLEDVVRRLVAVVDAGDPQALPRAIAQSRLVSADMAHAVHPTRSDRHEPAHRPQLGGGPVLKVNANQAYATDAASSGWFAERCAAAGVPVQWFVTRADLPSGSTIGPLTATRLGIPTVDVGAPMLAMHSCRELASALDVPLMVDALTACLTD; encoded by the coding sequence ATGCCGGACCTCTCCCTCGGTGACGACCTGCGGGCGTTCGTCGACGCCTCCCCCTCGCCGTTCCACGCCGTCGCCGAGCTGGCCCGCCGGCTCCGCGCCGCGGGGTTCACCGAGCTCGCCGAGGCCGACGCCTGGTCGCTGACGCCCGGCGGGCAGCACTTCGTCGTCCGGCACGGCAGCCTGATCGCCTTCCGGGTGGGCAGCGCGCCGCTCGCCGAGGCGGGCCTGCGGCTGGTCGGCGCGCACACCGACTCCCCGACGTTCAAGGTGCGCCCACACTCCGACGTCCGGCAGGCCGGCTACCGGCTCATCGGCGTCGAGCCCTACGGCGGCGGGCTGTGGCACACCTGGCTGGACCGCGAGCTGACGGTGGCCGGCCGGGTCGCGCTGCGGGGCGGGACGACGGAGCTCGTCCAACTGCCCGGGGCGCCGCTGCGGCTCCCGTCGCTCGCCATCCACCTGGACCGCAGCGTCCGCGACGGGCTGACGCTCGACCCGCAGCGCGAGCTGGTGCCGGTCTGGTCCCGCGACCTCGACTCCGAGCCCGGGTTCACCGCGGCGCTGGCCGAGGCGGCCGGGGTGGGCCCGGACGACGTCGTCGGGCACGACCTCGTGCTGGCCGACACCCAGCCCGCGGCCCGGGCCGGCGCCGACGGCAGCTGGGTGGCCGCGTCACGGCTGGACGACCAGGCGTGCTGCCACTCCGGGCTCACGGCGCTGATCGCCGCGACCGCCGGGCCGCGCACCCAGGTGCTGGTCTGCAACGACCACGAGGAGGTCGGCAGCGGCTCGATGTCGGGTGCACGCGGCAGCTTCCTCGAGGACGTCGTCCGCCGGCTCGTCGCGGTCGTCGACGCCGGCGACCCGCAGGCGCTGCCCCGGGCGATCGCGCAGTCCCGGCTGGTGTCGGCGGACATGGCGCACGCCGTCCACCCGACCCGGTCCGACCGGCACGAGCCGGCCCACCGGCCGCAGTTGGGCGGCGGCCCGGTGCTGAAGGTGAACGCCAACCAGGCCTACGCCACCGACGCGGCCTCCAGCGGCTGGTTCGCCGAGCGGTGCGCCGCGGCCGGCGTGCCGGTGCAGTGGTTCGTCACCCGCGCCGACCTGCCGTCGGGGAGCACGATCGGCCCGCTGACCGCGACCCGGCTGGGCATCCCGACGGTCGACGTCGGCGCACCGATGCTGGCGATGCACTCCTGCCGGGAGCTGGCGTCGGCGCTCGACGTCCCGCTGATGGTCGACGCGCTGACCGCCTGCCTCACCGACTGA
- a CDS encoding AAA family ATPase: MTKDPRAPLDSQARPEPLHGGHARPDAARLDAVGMVRTARERVVARVGEAEVVAAALSAGRNVVLEGPPGTGKTTLLRALADGTGVPLVLVEGNAELTPTRLVGHHDASRVLTEDYRPENFVPGPLTRAMTEGALLYVEEFNRVPEETMNVLLGVLSEREMHVPRFGRVPARPTFRLVAAMNPFDAVGTARITPALYDRSCRVAMGYQDEDAERAVVAAATGGPEGLVHRAVRAVRITRDHAELRIGASVRGAIDTVLIATELAVVRGAAEVDERTGGDAALAALTGKVTVADGLTRPVEAVITDIWRRAGEELGKP, encoded by the coding sequence ATGACGAAGGACCCCCGTGCCCCCCTGGACTCGCAGGCTCGCCCCGAGCCCCTGCACGGGGGCCATGCCCGCCCGGACGCCGCACGGCTGGACGCGGTGGGGATGGTCCGCACCGCGCGCGAGCGGGTCGTCGCCCGGGTGGGCGAGGCGGAGGTGGTGGCCGCGGCGCTGTCGGCCGGCCGCAACGTCGTCCTGGAGGGCCCGCCGGGTACCGGCAAGACGACGCTGCTGCGGGCGCTCGCCGACGGCACCGGCGTCCCGCTGGTGCTGGTCGAGGGCAACGCCGAGCTGACCCCGACCCGCCTGGTCGGGCACCACGACGCCTCCCGGGTCCTCACCGAGGACTACCGGCCGGAGAACTTCGTGCCCGGCCCGCTCACCCGGGCGATGACCGAGGGCGCGCTGCTCTACGTCGAGGAGTTCAACCGGGTCCCCGAGGAGACGATGAACGTGCTGCTCGGGGTGCTCTCCGAGCGGGAGATGCACGTGCCGCGCTTCGGCCGGGTGCCCGCCCGGCCGACGTTCCGGCTGGTGGCGGCGATGAACCCGTTCGACGCCGTGGGCACCGCGCGGATCACCCCGGCGCTGTACGACCGGTCCTGCCGGGTGGCGATGGGCTACCAGGACGAGGACGCCGAGCGGGCGGTGGTCGCCGCGGCCACCGGCGGCCCGGAGGGGCTGGTGCACCGCGCGGTGCGCGCGGTCCGGATCACCCGGGACCACGCCGAGCTGCGGATCGGCGCCTCGGTGCGCGGCGCCATCGACACGGTGCTGATCGCCACCGAGCTGGCCGTCGTCCGGGGCGCCGCCGAGGTCGACGAGCGCACCGGCGGTGACGCCGCGCTGGCCGCGCTCACCGGCAAGGTCACCGTCGCCGACGGACTCACCCGGCCGGTCGAGGCCGTGATCACCGACATCTGGCGGCGGGCGGGTGAGGAGCTGGGAAAACCCTGA